Below is a genomic region from Deltaproteobacteria bacterium.
TGTCCTATCGGGTGGAGAGTCTTCGTCTGGAAGCCGGGGAATGTCTGTTTATGTACACCGACGGGGTAACTGAGGCTATGAATACCAGGGAAGAATTGTTTTCCGAAGAGCGGTTGCACCAGGAGCTGTCCCGATCGGTCCAAAAACCCATCCAGGAAATGGTCTCGACGCTGATGCAAGAGGTCAAGGTTTTTTCCGGAGAAGCCCTCCAGTCCGATGACATCACCTTGATGGTCCTGCATTATAAAGGGAAAAATCCTTTTCCAGACTTACCTTACAAGACGCCCTTCTGATTATTAAATTCACCTTCTTCCATAGACATCAACTGGTCCGGCCCAATTTCTCTAAAAGAAATGCTCTCCGGTTTTTTATCATTGCCCATGAGATTCGTTTTGGCAAAGGGCTTTCCCGGATTCGATGACACGGGTTGCTTAACGGCCACCCACTCTTTTCTATTTCCATTGTGGTTCCTTCCGATGGCCCTGACCAGGTCCTCGACAAATTCTTTCATCTGTTCGGCCTGGGTATTCAATTGCTCGGAAGCGGAAGCCGATTCTTCGGCACTCGAAGCATTCATCTGAACCACCCGGTCCATTTCGGAGACGGCTTTGGTGATCTGCTCGATTCCCTGGGCCTGTTCTTTGGAAGCAGCGGAAATCTCATCCACCAACTTAGCGACTTTCCTGGACCGGGCGGATACCATCTCAAAAGCCTGATTTGTTTTGATCAAGGTATCCGAACCGCCTTTTACTTTTTTGAGCGTTTCTTCGATTATAGCGGCCGTATTTTTGGCCGCTTCCGCAGCCCGCATGGCCAGGTTTCTTACTTCATCAGCCACCACGGCAAAACCGGCCCCGGCATCCCCGGCCCGGGCCGCTTCAACCGCGGCATTCAAGGCCAGCAGGTTGGTTTGAAAGGCGATTTGATCGATGGTCTTGATGATCTTGCCGGTTTCCTCACTGGTCACGGCTATCTCTTTCATGGAATCGGTCAATTCCCTCATGGCTTTGTTGGCTTCATCCACCACCTGACCGGTATCCATCATCAATTTATCGGCCTGATCGGCATTTTCGGCATTCTGTCTGGTCATGGAGGCCATCTCTTCCATGGAGGAAGAGATCTGCTCCAGACCGGCGGCTTGTTCGGAGGCCCCTTCAGCCAAAGACTGGCTGGCGGAGGAAACCTGGGCTGAAGCGGAAGCGGTTTGATCAGAGGCATCGGTCAGGCCGAACATGATTTTCTTCAACATCAAGATAATATTGCGGCCCAGGAAAAAGGCAACGGCGATCAGGGCCAGAGAAAATATCAGACCCAGGGAACCGACTATTTTTTGGTTGGAATGGGTGATATCGACTAATACCTGGTCGCTTATGACATTCTTTTTGACTTCCGCCCGCATGGTATCGAAGGTTTCAATTAACTGGCGAATAATCGGCCGGGTAGTTTGAAGGTAGACCTTCTTGGCCCCCTCCCGGTCTCCTTTAATCAAAAACGCATTTATCTGTTCTGCCGATTGATGCAAAAGGGCGTGGGGTTCCTCCATAGCGGCCAGAAACTTACTGATATAGGGACCGATGCGTTCCGCCTCCTTGCGTCCTTCCCCGTAAAACCATTTCCCAAAGGCGCATTGATGGGGGTCAAACTGGACCGCAAGGGGTTTGAAGTCCGTGTCCAGTAAGGCGTTGGCGACCTTCCGGCCCCAAATAAGATGATCCAGTTCCGACTGGGTCAATATCCGTTCGATTTCCTTACTTTTCATGACCCCTTTGGCGTTATTCAGAATCCTCCCTGCTCCTGAATAAGCCAAAAAACTGATTAAAATAAGGGCTGAAATTCCCAATCCAAAGCCAATGGCGATTTTTTTCCCAAGCGTGAGTTTCATTTTTTCCTTCCTTTTCCCTGAGTATAAGCCAAATTCGAGCGCTCGAAACGGTCCCTGCCCTGGTAACCCTTAGATTCCGGAGAAGGCTCTGGTTAAAAACAGGTTTAGGTTGCCCGGGCCTTACAGACAATACTTTTCATTAAGTCCTGTCAGCCTTGAAAGCAAAACCCATACCACAAAGATCGATTGGATTATTGTTAATTATTTAAAATAGTTACAACTTAGAGGCTGTCGGGCAGGATAAAAGTTTGCACAAAAAGATGTTCATTTGCACAATTACTTGTGGCAGACTTTCGGAAAGATTTCTCTAATAATAAAGCCTATTGGTCCCAAAGCGGATCAAGGGTATCCTTCGGCTTTGCATAGGGTGCGGTAAGGGCGGTCAGATTCCCCAGGCATCGTAAGCCAAAGCGACTGAGGCCTTGCCCCGGTAAACGGGTCCTGCGTCGAGGACTCTTGGCATCGGCTTAATCAAATGTTCCGCGCCACTTCAAAGGCATCCCAGATAGCGTACATGATATTCGAGACGCGGCGCGCATCGCCCAGGATATATAGCTCGGAGATGGTGTGCCGGAGTTCGCCATAAAGGCGGCGATCCGAATCGTAGCCTATGGCCATAACCACCGAGTCGGCAGAAAATTCTTCTTCCCGGCCGCTCACGGTAATGACCAGACCTTTCTCGGTAACCTCCACCGCTTTGGCCTTGGTGCGCACATCCACGCCATGGAAACGAAGGAGATCCTTTAACATGTCCCGATTGGCGGGACACAGAGGGCCGCCCACGCTTAAAATATCGTCCATAACTTCCACGACCGTTACCTTTTTCCCCTGTTTGGCGAGCATCAGGGCCAGTTCACAGCCGACCAGGCCGCCGCCGACAATGACGGCGGAATTCCCTGAATCGGCCTCTCCCGTGAGCACATCGGCCGCGGTATGAATCTTCTTTTGACGGCCGAGGGAAATGCTTTTCGGCGTTGATCCCGTTGCGATAAGGACGGCATCGGCCTGGTCGGCCCGCACGATCTCGGCTGTAACAGAAACATGATAGTGGATCGGGACGCCAAGGGCCGAAAGTTCCTGTTTGTACCAGGCGACCAAGGCCCGGTCGTCTTCCTTAAAATCGGGGGCGCCGCCGGGAATGAGATGGCCGCCCAGTTGGCCGGTCTTTTCATATAACACCACTTCATGCCCCCGTTCGGCGAGGACACGCGCCGCTTCGCAACCGGCTACACCACCGCCCACAACGACCACTTTCTTCTTCCTTGTGGCGGGAACAAGGGCATACTCTCTTTCCCGGCCAGTGGCCGGATTAACGGCGCAGGAGATGGTGAGAAAAGCCTTTAACCGGCCCAGGCAACCTTCCTGGCAGGACAGACAGGGACGGATTTTTTCCGTCTTTCCAAGACGGATCTTGTCTATGAGGTATGGATCCGCCAGCAGGGGCCGGCCCAGACCGATCATGTCCGTCTGTTTCCCGGCAACCGCCCCGCTGGCCAGGTCTGGATTGTCCATCCTTCCGGCCGTAATGACCGGAATGTTGACCACTTTCTTGAGCGCTTCATTAAATGGCAGGGAGACGCCCTTTTCCTGATACATGGGAGGATGGCTCCAGTACCAGGAGTCATAACTGCCGACATCGGCGTCGAGGGCGTCATAGCCGGCTTCCTCCAGCATCCTGGCAACTTCCAGTCCTTCCGGCAGATCGCGCCCCAGCTCGACAAAGGCCTCGCCGGGAACAACGCCCTGTTTCAGTTCCTTGATGAAGCTCTTGGCGCTGTACCTCATGGATACTGGGAAATCGGACCCGCAGGCCTGCTTGATGCCCTGAAGGATCTCTACGGCAAAACGGATCCGGTTCGGGAGCGATCCGCCGTACTCGTCCGTCCGGCGGTTAAAGAGCGCCATGGCGAATTGGTCGAGGAGATACCCCTCGTGCAGGGCGTGAATCTCGATGCCGTCAAAACCGGCCTTCTGGGCGATCATGGCCGATTCAACGGTTTTTCGGATAATGGTTTTGATTTCATCAACCGTCAGTTCCCGGCACATCAACCCGCCAATCCAGCGATGGGGAATGGCGGACGGACCCACGGGCTTTTCGCAGGGATTGACCCGAGTGGACACCCGGCCAAACCCGGCCGACAACTGGAGGAAGATTCTGGCGTCATAGGCATGGACCCGTTCGGTCAACGTGCGGGCCATCCGGATGAAAAGCATGGGGTTCGCCGTCGGACAGGCCATGGCGCCCCTGGTATGCTTTTCGATTTCATTCTCCACGAAACTCATACCGGTAATAATCAACCCGACGCCACCTTTGGCGCGTTCGACATAGTAGTTGATGCCACGCTCGGTGAAAGCGCCGTCGCTGTCGCACAACCCGGCCGGACCCATCGGCGCCATGGCAAAACGGTTCTTGATCACGCATTTGCCGATGGCGATTGGCTCAAATAAATTCGGATAGCGGTTCATTGTGTCAACAGCCTCTTACTAAGGGTCGCAGAATTAATTGACAATCCCGTTAAATGCGAGCTCCTTGTTTTCTTTTCAATTCACATGCCCTTTGGGTCGCCACGAAGCATGAAAATGTCTTTTGCTGACCCCCGACCCCTGAATCGTTTGCCTCACTTGAATCTTGCATCCTGCAACCTGAAACTTTATCTTCCAACTGACCCTTTGCATTACACCCAGCGGGCGGTAACCGTCTTTTCGTCCAGGAACAGACGCATGGAGGCCATGCGTGATTTGGCCGCGCCCAGGAACGACTTGCGCTTCGATCCCAGCGGAAAGAACGCGTAAGGCTGGGGAACGGCGACGTTGACACCGACATTGCCCACGTTCACCTCCCGGGTGAATTTACGGGCCGCGGCGCCGCTGGCGGTCATGATGCAGGCGCTGTGCCCCAGGTCGGTCTTGGTGTTAATCCACTCGATCACCTGATCCAGGTTCTCGGCCCGGCTCAGGGCGGCTACCGCGCCGAAGGCTTCGACTCGGCAAATCTCCATATCCATGTGGGTATCCTCGAGAATCGTCGGCCCCAGGAAGGTGCCACCGGGGTATTGGGGAGGAAGCATGCTGCGCCCGTCAAGCACCATCTTCGCCCCCTCCGCCAAACCCTTCTCGATCCAGGCGGCCACTTTGTCCCGTCCCTCGCGGGTCGTATAGGGCCCCATGGTCACCGTTTCATCCAGGCCATAGCCCAGCTTCATCGCCTTGGCATTGGCCACGAAGGCCTCCTTGAATTCATCATACCGATTGCCGATGATCACCACGTTGTCCGAACCGAGGCAACGCTGCCCGGTCATGCCAAAACATCCCTGACGCAAATAGGTGGGGAAGGTTGCCAGATCAGCATCGGGCATGATTACCACCGTGTTCTTGCCATTCCCGTTCAGGGAACTCGTCTTCCCCAGTTTGCCGCACAGCTCGAAGAGTTCGAGGCCTGCGGATGTGGAACCGATGAACCCGATCCCCTGCACTTCCGGCTGTTCGAGAATATAGGTGTTGATTTCCCGGCCGCCGTGAATCACGTTGATCGCCCCGGGTGGGAAGCCGGCCTCCAAAGCCACCCGGCTGATGGTCTCGGCGGCCACCGGGTCCTGGCGGCTGGGACTGACGACCACCGTGCAGCCCGCTGCCAGGGCGTAAGGAACGAAGGAACTCCAGGCATGCATGGGGATGTTCCCCGGCGTGACAATAAGAAACACACCCAGGGGCTCCCAGGTCAGCCACATATCGATGCCCGTCGCCAGGTTGTCGATATGCTCGTTGCGCGCCGCCAGGCCGTAAGCGGCCGAGCAGGCCGATTCGATATTCTCGATGCAGCGGCGCACCGAGCCCTGAGACTCCTTGATGGTGCGACCGTGGTCTTGGGTCAGGACCCGGCACAGTTCGTCGACATGCTCCTCAAAGCGCTGGCGCATGTCAAAGAGCTTCCGGGCGCGCTCGCGCAAGGCAATCTTCCCCATAGCCTTGTACGCCCGCTGGGCCGCTTCCACTGCGGCGCGGGCTTCGGCCCGAGTGGCCGTAGGAAAGGTGGCGATCTCCTCTCCGGTCGCCGGGTTGGTAACCTGATCGATCTTGTTGGATTTGGATTCCACCCAGTGGCCGTCGATGAGCAGTTTCAAATGTCCATAGTGTTTCTTGACTTCTGGTAATAGTGCCATACCTTTATTCCTATTTAGAAGACACCATGGCATCGGTCAGGCGATCGAAATTGGCCTGAAGGATCGCCATCTCTTCTTTCCCTGGCGCCAGGTACGGCGGCCGGGGCGGTCCGAAATCCAGGCCGCTCGTCAGCGAGCAGGCCGTCTTGATGCGGCCCAGTACGCCCGCTCCTTCCGTGGACCCTTTGAAGAGCTCGTTGAGGGCCTGTTGTATTTTCATGGCCTTGGCCAGCTCTCCCTGCTCGAAGAGTTCCGTGATACGCACACAGGCGGGAAGGGCGAAACAGGTAATGGAGCCGCCGGCCGCACCCATTAGGAGTGCCTGAAGGTAAACCCGGAAGGTCTGCATAAGGCTCAGTTTCGTGGAAAGGGCGCCGTAGAGCGACATAAGGAAGGCCATGTCGTGCTTCATCTCCTTCATGCCGACGATCTCCGGTATCTCCGCCAGTCTTCGGGCAAATTTAACGGAGATGTCGAACTTGGAGGTAACGGCGTTGTGATAGACGATGATGGGAATCTTTACGGCCTCGGAGATCATCCGAAAATGCCGCCAGACCTCTTCCTCGCCCACCCTCCAGTAGAAAGGGGGGACGATCAGGACGTAATCATAGCCAAGCTCCTTGGCATATTTCGTGTAATAGATCGTTTCCAGAGTTCCGGCGGCCGCGGTCATGGCAATGGCGTCCACACCGGCGTGCTGGCGAATCCGGGCCAGGCTGACTTCCATGACCCGTAGTCTTTCTTCCCGGTCCAGGTGAGAAAACTCACCCACGGAGCCGGTGGCGACAATCCCCCTGGCTCCTGCTCCCACGGCCCAATCGATCGCTTCGAGCAGGACGTCTTCCTTGATCTCAAAGTTCTCGGTGAAGGGCAGCGGTAAAATGGTGTACATTCCTTTGGGTTTTCTATAGTCCGACATCTTGTATTCCTCCTTACATGGAAACAGCCGAGGGCGGCTGTTCTACAATAAATAAATTCTATTTTCGTACTAATTTTTTCGCCGAACGACGAACGACGAACGTTATTTTCGTATTATACATCCAGCTTCTGGGTCAACATGATTTTTCCATCCCGAACGGCGACTTTTCCACGTACGATGACCAGTTCGATCTCCAGCGTCTCGGGATCCATGAGGACGAGGTCGGCGTCGGCCCCTTCGGCCACTACGCCCTTGCGTCCCAACCTCATCATGCGGGCTACGTTGGTGCTGGTGACCTTCAGGGCATCGGTCACTGCCAGACCTTCGACCTGGACCAGCTCCTTGAATTCCTTGTAAAGCAGATTAAGGGGAAAACGTTCCACCTTGTCGAACCCGTGAATCGTGGATACGCCGCCGCCGTCCGTGCTGACCGTAATCTGGTCGATGGAGACCCCCTGGGCCAGGAATTTTTTCAGCGCCTTGGTCGAAAAAGTCCCTCGCTTGAAATTGGGGGGAGCGATGGAGGGCGTCAGGTCAACCGTCCCGCCCATCCTGGTCCAATCGAGGGCCTGTTCCATCAGGAGCTCGTTGCGGTTGAAGTGGGTCGGCCAGACATGTTTGATGGGAACCCCCGTCTCCTTGACCGCTCTAATCAGCGGCGTGATCCCGCTTTCCAGATCACCCACGTGGACCTGAAGCACCCCCGCCTTTCCGGACAGGAGGCTCCCGTGCATCGTATCGGCCACTAATCGGTTCAGTTCGTCCTGTGTCGGGTGAAAGGACCGGCGGTCGGAAACGGCCACTTTGGCCCCGATCACATTGTCGATGGCAAACATATCCTTGATGATGTTGTCGGTAAGGGTGATCCGCCAATCGAAGCCGCCGGTCAGCATCTTGGCCGTCATTCCCCTAAATTCCAGGCTCTTGGTTTTGGCCAGCAGGGTCCACAGGTCCCGGCCCACCTGGTCCGCGCCGACACAGCCCAGCACCGTCGTGGTTCCAGCCAGCACGGCCTCGCTGAAGGTCATCTCCGGACCGCGGCTGCCGAAGCCGGCGGCGCCGCCCCCGCCCAGGATATGGACATGGGCGTCGACGAATCCGGGGAGGAGATAATGCCCATTTCCTTCTATAATCCGGGTCCCCTCAATGTCCGCCCATTGCGTCAGATCCTCGCCGATGGCGACGATCTGTTCTCCCAGGATAACGACATCCCGGGCACCGAGATCTTCCGGAGCAAAAATGTGGGTTTGTTTGATCAGTGTTACCATGAATTCTCCTTTGCATTTGTTTTTAATCCGTTACGTTTTCTTTTATGACTTCTATATTCCGTTTGAACAGGGGAACGCAATAACTGGCCAGGACGGCGATGGCGATAAACATGAGCACACCGGACAGCGGCCGCGTAAAAAAAATCAGGAAGCTTCCTTCGGAAAGGACGAGACTCTGGCGAAAGGAATCTTCCACGATCGGCGAGAGGACGAGTCCCATTACGAACGGCGCCGGTTCATAACCGTAATGGTTCATCAGGTAGCCGATCAGACCGAAGAGGGCCATGATCCAGATCTCGACCACGTTGCCGTTGATGCTGTATACGCCGATGAGACAGAACAAGAGGATCAAAGGCATGAGCAGCCGGTAGGGGATTCTCAGAATCTGCACCCAGAGGCCGATCAGAGGCATGTTTAGGATGACGAGCATTACGTTTCCCAGATACATGCTGGTGATGACGCCCCAGAACATATCGGGACGGTTGGCCACGAGCAGCGGACCCGGTTCGACTCCGTAAATCATCAGCGCCCCCAACAGGACGGCGGTCACCACGTTGGAAGGAATACCCAAGGACAGAAGCGGAATGAACGAGGCCTGAGACGAGGCGTTGTTGGCCGTCTCCGGACCGGCCACCCCTTCAATGATCCCTGTACCGAATTTTTCGGGATGCTTGGAGATTTTTTTCTCCACCGCATAAGAGACGAAGGGAGAAATGATCGCCCCGCTTCCCGGGATAAGACCCAGGATAAACCCGATCACGGTCCCCCGCAGGATCGCCCAGCGGCTGTCGATCCAATCTTTGACCGTCGGCCAGATTTTTCCGATTTTGGTGTCCCCGACGTTCAAGTTGATGAGTTTCTCCACGTTGAGCAGGATCTCACCTATCCCGAAAAGGCCCATGATCACCGGGATCAGGCCGACACCGTCGGCGAGCGTCTGAATGCCGAAGGTAAATCTCGGCAGCCCGGTCCCCAGATCCATGCCCACCGTGCCCACCAGCATGCCGAGCATGGCCGTGACGAAACCTTTTAGCGTCGACTTCGCCGCCAGTGAGGTCACGACCGTCAGGGCCAGAAAACACAAGGCGAAGTATTCCGGGGGGCCGAATTTCAAGGCAAAGGAAGCGATCGGCGCCGCCAGAAGCATGACCCCGATCAGACTGAGTGTGCCACCGATGAAGGAGCCGATGGCAGAGATGCCGAGGGCGGGACCGGCCCGCCCCTTCTGCGCCATCTTGTACCCGTCGAGGCAGGTAACAACGGTGGTCGCCTCACCGGGGACATTGACGAGGATGGACGTGATGGAGCCGCCGTACTGCGCGCCGTAATAAATCCCGGCGAGCATGATGACGGCCGTCACGGGGGACATTTTCAGCGTGATGGGCAGGAGCATGGACATGGTGGCCACCGGTCCCAGTCCCGGCAGGACGCCGACGAGGGTTCCCATGACGGCGCCGGCAAAGCAGGCCAGGACATTGACCGGAATCAGGGCAACCTGGAACCCGTAGAGAATATGAGAGAAAATATCCATACCGCCTCCTTAGATCCCGAGGGGGGTTTTCGGTAGTTGAACGCCCAAAAGCCAGGAAAAGAGGATGTAGCTGACCACCGCCACGACAAAGGCCCTTACCAACGAAATGCCATTTTTGGAACCAGCCACCTTAAAAAGAAAGGTGAAGACGATGAGGCTGGTAAAAATATAACCGATTTTTTCCAGCAGGAACCCGTAGGCTACCAGGGCCGCGAGGATACAGACAACTTTAATCGCCCCACCCGTAGTCCCCGGCTCTGCGTCGACGCCCTTTGTTCTTTTCCAAAGCTGTCCGGCCAGGATGATGAGCGAAAAGACCCCGGTGGTCGCTCCGAGGACCAAGGGGAAGAAGCCGGGTCCGGGGCTTCCGATCTGACCGGGCCCCAGCTTCCAGGCGCCGACGCAGGCCAGGAAGGAAATCAGCGCAATAACGAGAGCGCTGAGGTATTCCGCTTTCATGTCCATGTCCCTTTAATTTTTACCGTTTCAGGTTGAGTTCGCGTACCAGCTTACCGAGTTTCTCAGTGGCGGACACCAGGTCCCGCTCCAGTTGTTCCGGCTCGACAATCTCCACGTTCATATTCATCTGTGACAGGGCGCGGGCACAGCTTTCGCTTTTGGCGGACTTCCTGAAGGCTTCGGTCAACTGGGCCCGGATGGATGCGGGTATCCCCTTGGGACCGAAAATGCCAATGGGAAGATTGAAGACTTCGATAGGCGCTTTGGGGAATCGCTCCTTGAACCGGGTCACGGTTTGCGGATTCGCATCCTTGGGCTCTCCCGAAACCTGCAGAAGGGTCCGGAGCTTCCCGGCCTTGACCTGGGCGCAGTGCGTTCCTGCGGCAACGTACATCTGGATGTGGCCGCCCAGAATAGCGGCCATTCCCGGGGCGTCACCCTTGAAATGAACGGGAATGAGCTTGAGATCCAATTCCTTGGAGAGCCATTCCATGAGTACATGCATGGTGCTCAAGGGGCCATAGGTTCCGTACTTGAATCCGGGGTGGGCCTTGACATACTTGACCCAGTCATCGAAAGTTTTCCAGGGGGCGTCGGTGGGGACAACCAGGGCATAG
It encodes:
- a CDS encoding tripartite tricarboxylate transporter permease, which produces MDIFSHILYGFQVALIPVNVLACFAGAVMGTLVGVLPGLGPVATMSMLLPITLKMSPVTAVIMLAGIYYGAQYGGSITSILVNVPGEATTVVTCLDGYKMAQKGRAGPALGISAIGSFIGGTLSLIGVMLLAAPIASFALKFGPPEYFALCFLALTVVTSLAAKSTLKGFVTAMLGMLVGTVGMDLGTGLPRFTFGIQTLADGVGLIPVIMGLFGIGEILLNVEKLINLNVGDTKIGKIWPTVKDWIDSRWAILRGTVIGFILGLIPGSGAIISPFVSYAVEKKISKHPEKFGTGIIEGVAGPETANNASSQASFIPLLSLGIPSNVVTAVLLGALMIYGVEPGPLLVANRPDMFWGVITSMYLGNVMLVILNMPLIGLWVQILRIPYRLLMPLILLFCLIGVYSINGNVVEIWIMALFGLIGYLMNHYGYEPAPFVMGLVLSPIVEDSFRQSLVLSEGSFLIFFTRPLSGVLMFIAIAVLASYCVPLFKRNIEVIKENVTD
- a CDS encoding dihydrodipicolinate synthase family protein, yielding MSDYRKPKGMYTILPLPFTENFEIKEDVLLEAIDWAVGAGARGIVATGSVGEFSHLDREERLRVMEVSLARIRQHAGVDAIAMTAAAGTLETIYYTKYAKELGYDYVLIVPPFYWRVGEEEVWRHFRMISEAVKIPIIVYHNAVTSKFDISVKFARRLAEIPEIVGMKEMKHDMAFLMSLYGALSTKLSLMQTFRVYLQALLMGAAGGSITCFALPACVRITELFEQGELAKAMKIQQALNELFKGSTEGAGVLGRIKTACSLTSGLDFGPPRPPYLAPGKEEMAILQANFDRLTDAMVSSK
- a CDS encoding FAD-dependent oxidoreductase; amino-acid sequence: MNRYPNLFEPIAIGKCVIKNRFAMAPMGPAGLCDSDGAFTERGINYYVERAKGGVGLIITGMSFVENEIEKHTRGAMACPTANPMLFIRMARTLTERVHAYDARIFLQLSAGFGRVSTRVNPCEKPVGPSAIPHRWIGGLMCRELTVDEIKTIIRKTVESAMIAQKAGFDGIEIHALHEGYLLDQFAMALFNRRTDEYGGSLPNRIRFAVEILQGIKQACGSDFPVSMRYSAKSFIKELKQGVVPGEAFVELGRDLPEGLEVARMLEEAGYDALDADVGSYDSWYWSHPPMYQEKGVSLPFNEALKKVVNIPVITAGRMDNPDLASGAVAGKQTDMIGLGRPLLADPYLIDKIRLGKTEKIRPCLSCQEGCLGRLKAFLTISCAVNPATGREREYALVPATRKKKVVVVGGGVAGCEAARVLAERGHEVVLYEKTGQLGGHLIPGGAPDFKEDDRALVAWYKQELSALGVPIHYHVSVTAEIVRADQADAVLIATGSTPKSISLGRQKKIHTAADVLTGEADSGNSAVIVGGGLVGCELALMLAKQGKKVTVVEVMDDILSVGGPLCPANRDMLKDLLRFHGVDVRTKAKAVEVTEKGLVITVSGREEEFSADSVVMAIGYDSDRRLYGELRHTISELYILGDARRVSNIMYAIWDAFEVARNI
- a CDS encoding aldehyde dehydrogenase family protein, yielding MALLPEVKKHYGHLKLLIDGHWVESKSNKIDQVTNPATGEEIATFPTATRAEARAAVEAAQRAYKAMGKIALRERARKLFDMRQRFEEHVDELCRVLTQDHGRTIKESQGSVRRCIENIESACSAAYGLAARNEHIDNLATGIDMWLTWEPLGVFLIVTPGNIPMHAWSSFVPYALAAGCTVVVSPSRQDPVAAETISRVALEAGFPPGAINVIHGGREINTYILEQPEVQGIGFIGSTSAGLELFELCGKLGKTSSLNGNGKNTVVIMPDADLATFPTYLRQGCFGMTGQRCLGSDNVVIIGNRYDEFKEAFVANAKAMKLGYGLDETVTMGPYTTREGRDKVAAWIEKGLAEGAKMVLDGRSMLPPQYPGGTFLGPTILEDTHMDMEICRVEAFGAVAALSRAENLDQVIEWINTKTDLGHSACIMTASGAAARKFTREVNVGNVGVNVAVPQPYAFFPLGSKRKSFLGAAKSRMASMRLFLDEKTVTARWV
- a CDS encoding tripartite tricarboxylate transporter TctB family protein; amino-acid sequence: MKAEYLSALVIALISFLACVGAWKLGPGQIGSPGPGFFPLVLGATTGVFSLIILAGQLWKRTKGVDAEPGTTGGAIKVVCILAALVAYGFLLEKIGYIFTSLIVFTFLFKVAGSKNGISLVRAFVVAVVSYILFSWLLGVQLPKTPLGI
- a CDS encoding beta-aspartyl-peptidase, which codes for MVTLIKQTHIFAPEDLGARDVVILGEQIVAIGEDLTQWADIEGTRIIEGNGHYLLPGFVDAHVHILGGGGAAGFGSRGPEMTFSEAVLAGTTTVLGCVGADQVGRDLWTLLAKTKSLEFRGMTAKMLTGGFDWRITLTDNIIKDMFAIDNVIGAKVAVSDRRSFHPTQDELNRLVADTMHGSLLSGKAGVLQVHVGDLESGITPLIRAVKETGVPIKHVWPTHFNRNELLMEQALDWTRMGGTVDLTPSIAPPNFKRGTFSTKALKKFLAQGVSIDQITVSTDGGGVSTIHGFDKVERFPLNLLYKEFKELVQVEGLAVTDALKVTSTNVARMMRLGRKGVVAEGADADLVLMDPETLEIELVIVRGKVAVRDGKIMLTQKLDV
- a CDS encoding tripartite tricarboxylate transporter substrate binding protein, which gives rise to MERKWKVAVRVVLFTVVLAVGVPLFAAQDYPSKPINLYVGFPPGGVAGNTANAVAPGAQTSLKQPVVVQYKPGAGGTVAADFVVHSEPDGYTLINAGTSTLAYSMFTEGLKWGPKDFTVILGYTAFNYALVVPTDAPWKTFDDWVKYVKAHPGFKYGTYGPLSTMHVLMEWLSKELDLKLIPVHFKGDAPGMAAILGGHIQMYVAAGTHCAQVKAGKLRTLLQVSGEPKDANPQTVTRFKERFPKAPIEVFNLPIGIFGPKGIPASIRAQLTEAFRKSAKSESCARALSQMNMNVEIVEPEQLERDLVSATEKLGKLVRELNLKR